The nucleotide sequence GATTCAGTGTGTCGGGGAGTAACGGCGAAGTGCTGAGCCTGCAGTCTGGTCACATGACTAGAATTGCCTTCTCCTTGATGGGTCCTCACGCGGCCTTTTTCCACGTCACAAGcacaaaaagctgaaaagtgGGTGGAAGAGTGCCACGAATGAAacttggtttttatttttgcccCTGTTGGAGATATCCCCTGCCTCTCTTCCCCTCGCCAGTACTCTCCTTTCCCATCACACTGAGAACAGAGGGCCACATGAGGGTCATGTGACACGAGGCAGCTCAGAAAAGGCCGTGAAGCTGGGATCTTACCACGAAACGGACGATGTTATGCATTTGATTGACTCGTCTCAATCAGGCTAAATAGATTAACTTTACACAAATCGAGTGATAGAAACATTCACTGATAGTATCGTTCCTCTTTTAATTCTGCATATTCATATTCTTCTATTTAAGCATTGCTTCTGAAGTATATCGTATGTGTTAGGAGTCATTTGAAGCCTTTTATCACAGTCCTCAGTCACTACATGTATTGGATTTGAAATGCCTGTTATGGCTGCAGATATTGGGTTTGGTATTCTACATTTCATTATACTATAATGTCTGGTGTTGCACGAACACCATCATTTGACATGAGTATAAGCATAAGGTTTACACACCGACGTATTCAAGTGGCATTTTGAGTGTCAACACAACAGCGCTTGGAGTCACGGATTATGCAACTTATTGTCTCCATGGTGGAACTCTTCAAAAATCCTCTGTCTCTATGGAAATCATGGAAAATGCAAATTTTGGAATGCTGCTACTGGTCTTGCACCCTGCGGCCAGAGCAAACAGTAGGTCTGCACACGagcaaaacagtgttttcctccagagtgtcgtgactcctGGTCCATATCctcttggtcctggtctcagtccagatccTATCCAATCCAACAATCCAGCtcggtgttctgtccatatgaatgtctgtgttctccgttGTTAaggtttagagtgtattgttctgtACTCGTGTGCAATTCTATCACAAAAACAGCAGCCACTAATGGTCCTACATGCTCATCCCATCATTTTAAgcattttcttaattttgtatagatggacatcgttttcaaaaacaatgccacaaaaaaaagtctattctattctaaaagCCAAACCGTTCTGATAtgaaatgatgttttcactcgaaccgtcgtcgtgtaaacggagctGAGGTTCAGTGGAAGTTGGCTGTGTTCAGACATTGTGGTGATGAGCTGCGTTATCCTCCCCAACAGGGCTGGATCAGTGTCTCCGGGTAAAAGATATCGCCGTAGCACATTGTGGCTAATGTTTAACTGAAAGGTGTTGGTGTTTCTCTAATGGAGCGGATCGGGTGTGCGACAGCGAAGCAGCCCCTTGCACTCAGATAAAGCAGACTCATGCTTTTGTTGCTGACTAGCAAGGACAGGGCTTTCTGATGGTGTAGCCAGCCGTTGTGCTCATCCCTTAATATGCAGCATGTAGTCAACATGTGAAACCAGAGTTAAGACAGTTTTGTCTGCTAACTTCACCTGCAAGGATTTAAATCACAGATAATTGTGTGtatgagttttgttttcactctgagcCTGAGAGATTGCCGCTGCTGAGCTTCTGGAGAGCTGTAAACGTCAGTCATAAATTCAGCTGGTTGCCCTTCAAGCGCCTACTTTATTAgattgtcatgttttgtttgtttctggaaGGTTTCACAGCAGAAAGCCTCTGAGTTGACCCAGACGTCTCCATTTGATGGATCTTTCATGTGATTTGTCTTGTTTATCAGGACTAATCAGAGTTCACTGGCTTTCTGTAGTCATTCAGGAGTTTTAATAGAGCCTTGGTTTATGTGACACCTTTATCTTGACTCATCTCAGCTGAACAGCCTCGCAGCTCTCCCGTGTTTCCTGCCTGAGACGTTTGTGTCTCCGATCTTCTATATCTCTCTCAGCTTCTCCATTATCctggttttcttttctcaactggttttctgtgtttccgTTGTCCCTCCCTCCAGCTTCTCTCATCTTCCCTCTTCTTGTGGTTGTCAGCATTAACGGAGACCGCCGGACACGGTCAGAAGTATGAGTGTAACGGCAGCATGACGCTGTGTTTATCGCTGATTTCACTTCCAGTCATGAGTTTCCAGTCAGCTTCAGATTAGAGAGACGTTTAAGGCTGACTGTCTTTACTTGGCGCCGCTGATTGATTAAGTTTAAAGTATTTACTTCTCTACAGAAGCTCCTTCATACAATCTGTAACATCCTTGAAGGGAGGGAAGTTGGCATTTCGAAGTGAAatagcgtgtttttttttctgaaacaaccTGATAACTTCTTTATAGCACCTCTGTCAAAGTTCTGAAAAAGTGCATCTTCTTTCAGCTTTTTCGCAAACGTGTCTTAGTGTTTCTACAGCCTGTGCTGGTGATATAGTGTGAGAAATATGAAGACGTGTTGTGACTGGACTGTGAAACGGAAAGCCTCATCAGGTATCACACCGGCGTCAGAGCTGCAGGATGTTCGTCCTCCACCCTGCAAATCAGTCAAGTGGGACTCAGTGAATCAGACAGAACTTTTCTAATAACTGGCATCAAAGATGCTTCATAACCCAGGAAGGCCAcccagacctgtgtgtgtgcaggagccTGATCCAACATGTAAATAAAGCAGTACAGAGGGCGATGAATGCTGTGACTGCTGTACTGCTGTGTGCTAAACcaggctgtcaaacataaggcgcCAGAAGATGTAGTCAGAATTGTCTTCATTTTGAACTTGCAGTAGTTTTCTgaagtaattgtttggttttgtgaaaatttcaCACCCCCGTCTGATgaaatgggtgtgtgtgtgtgtgtcatctgaactaaagtgtgtgtgtgtgacgcccCTGCTGCAAACCTTTCTCTCTGCTTTATTCTgaagaataaaatgaatataTGAAATCTGTGTTCAGACTGTATGATCCGGTGGCAGTGACGCTGTATGCTATCTCGTGAGTAATGTTGTGAATTTCACCAACGATATTTAATGAGTGTAGGAACACACCCAGGACTATCCAAAGTCTGATGTGCCTTTTTAAGtgataaatgaaaacatgagtcacGTGCAGAAAGCCTGTTGAGTGTCAGTAATGTGTATCGAAGCATTGCAGTAGAGTGAGTTTTTATTTACCGTTTCTATATTTGTCATGTTTGGATCAAGACGATCAGCGTGCTTCGAACTGAGGCGGATGTGTAGGTCGCTggctttcagttcagtttttctttcccgTGCTGATTTTTCATGGCTGCAGTTCTGCCTGCCAGTGCATGATTCTTAAAGTTtccatttcaaaagaaaacaggaacacAAATGTACTTTTGTGCCAAATTTAGCTCAAAATAccaacaaaaactgcaaaatctACAAAGTTTAAAATACTGGAACAGAATAGTGATTATTTGAATGGTGATTGGCTGAATGTTCCTCcagattaaaatgtgtttttagttCTGTGTTCAGGTTTGAGGATTAATTTCCAGTGTAAAGatttgctgcagtttgttgCTGATCAGTGAACGACTGATGTTTAGTTTGGAGGATCATTGTGTTCGTGTGAGCGCTACAGTGTCGAAAAGCCCTTCtgttgttctggaggtttaACTTGAACTGTTGATTTCTCCGCTGTCTTTCAGAGCCACAATGGCCACTGCACCGTACAACTACTCCTACATCTTCAAATACATCATTATCGGTAAGTGAGCTCAGAGAGAAGCTTCCAGTCTGGATCTAAGATCCTGCTGCGTGTCGTCTGGTGTTTGGGTGGATGCAGTACTGATCGGGGGTGGAGAACCTGGGTGTATGATGTTGACGTGGAGGGAGCTGCATGGGTGGGTATTCACTGGGATTACAATCAGTGTATCTACAGATAGAACTAAACCTTCAGCACACAGGAGTATAGCTATAGGTAAGATGCAAACTACTGCAGGGAAGTGCTCTGGCAGATGAACCCAATATCCACAACTaacgagggagggaggagaaccgACGCGACAGCAAGGAAAGAAACAGGAATTATATTAAAGTGAAGAATATAGCCTGATCACACACAAGCTGCTAGTTTTTCCCAGAAACAGTGGGTCAGACCGGCTCTCTTCACCCTTGATGGATTACAACAGATTAGATATTCAGTAGGAATAATATCTGGCTTTTAATTCCAGGTCATTTTCACTCAAACTTTGTGTTTACTCATTTCATACCATGTGATAATTCACATGATTTGCTTGAACCATGGATTGATGGTCACAGCTGGAAGAGGGGAAGCAGTGCCCCAAAGATATAACTCAAAGACTCAAACATTTGTGAGACGCCCCTGGAAGACGTGACGGCGGTGGTCAAACCTGAAGAACAGAGTGACTCTGACTGTAAACATTACAGTTCAGCCTGTTTTCCTGTtactgtggagctgcagcactgcaggagGATGACTGAACAGTTCACATGTTGACCCgatgtctctctgtctctctctctctgtctctctctctctgtctctctctctctgtctctctctctctgtctctctctctctgtctctctctccctgtctctctctccccctctctctctccctgtctctctctccctgtctctctctctctctctctctctccaggggACATGGGGGTAGGGAAGTCATGTTTGCTTCACCAGTTCACGGAAAAGAAATGTAAGTGCCGCCCGGTGTGTTTTGTTgtaacttgtgtgtgtgtgtgtgtgtgtgtgtgatgcttcagattgtgtttgtgtgtggcaGCGGAAGTGTGTGTcgggagagaggagtgagagtcttcctctctgagcagctgcagttCATTATCATTCAGCTCACTGTGCTCAACAGGCCAGATGCTGTGTTCTCCATTCACTTCTCCACCACGacatcctgcacacacacacgcacgcacgcgcagacacacactctgagatTTTGGAAGAGGTTCTCAGTGTGACTTTTATCTAAACCTCTTGTCCAATGTTTACTCTGAAGCCGGGTGTCAACACTCCACAACGCCGTCAGATATTTTctcgtgagtgtgtgagtgttggggTGAGGCGGTGTGCGGAGTGACGGAGGACTGCCCTCACCCCGGTGTGTGTCCACAGTCATGGCGGACTGCCCTCATACGATTGGCGTGGAGTTCGGCACGAGGATAATCGAGGTGAGCGGCCAGAAGATCAAGCTGCAGATCTGGGACACGGCGGGACAGGAGCGCTTCAGGGCCGTCACCCGCTCCTACTACCGCGGCGCGGCGGGGGCGCTCATGGTCTACGACATCACCAGGTGGGGGCGCCGCACGGGGACTCCAAGGGGGGAGGGGCGTGTCccgtcacacacactggacCAGTTTGTCCTGTCGCTCGTGCTCTGGCTCCCTGGACAAACTGCCAGATGCTATCGGAGCtatgctaaacacacacacacacacacacacacacacacacacacacacacacacacaggactctGACTGAAGGGGGTGGAGCTAAAAAGCCGCTCGTCTTCTCTTCACTGAGTGAAACCTGATCCGGCTCAGTGaaatgaaacactgcaaaatgttgtAGTTTTAGATTTAATCATCTTTTAGCAGGAAACGGTAAATAAAATCAGAATGTTCCAGTTTGAGTTACTCAGGTTCATCTGAAACAAACATCCCATCTTCCTCAAAACATTCTGAGCAGAACTGattctccttcctgctcctctcgtcctccctctctcctgtttcctctcctctctccatctttgGGTTTGAGGTGTAGTGTTTGGATAAAGACTCAGCTGTCTTCCTGCTGAGGAGATGGCAGGATGTGTGTCTGTGACCGTTGCCATAGTAACCGCCGTCTCCGTCTGTGCAGGAGAAGCACGTACAACCACCTGAGCAGCTGGCTGACGGACGCCCGGAACCTCACCAACCCCAACACTGTGAGTcctcggctctgctgctcctgaccTCCGTTTGAAACGtcccgtccgtccgtccgtccgtccgtccgtccgtccgtccgtccgtcccccccccccccccgtctctaTGGAGCCACGTCCATTTCTTCAATTGGTTTCTCTTTCTGAAAACGATTTAGCTGTAAATCATCTGTGTCACTCTCGTGTGTGTGACATGCACAGAGTGCTTAGATCTGCCTGGTCAATACACCGCGATAACTCGGACCATTCGCCTCGGTGTTTATAATAAAGACAGTGAGGTGCCTGGAGAACCCCCAGAATGCAACAGGAGGAGTTTTCACTAAACTGGCTCCATGTTGACACTTTCTGCCCTGCTGggctgaaaacattaaaacattatgTTCACTCTGCAGCTCACAGTTCAGGGTCTGTTTCATCCTGTCGAGGTCCAGCAGGTCAGTCCGGCCCCGAGTCGAGGTCTGCGGCCTCAGTGGTAGTGTCTGGCAGTGTCCAGGCGGGGGCGCTGCTGCAGTTCAGATGTAAACATGGAGGAATGTTTCACTTCAGTCAGACTCTTCTAGGCAGTAATGAACTCAGCGGCTCCaggctcctcctcactcctgtgtgtgtgcgtgcgtgcgtgtgcgtgtgcgtgtgcgcgtgcgtgtgtgtgtgtgcgtgtgtccaGGTGATCATCCTCATAGGGAACAAAGCGGACCTGGAGGCCCAGCGGGACGTGACGTATGAAGAAGCCAAGCAGTTTGCTGAGGAGAACGGTCAGCTCATTAACACTCTGTACACCaggctaaacacacacacacacacacacacacacacccatctcGGGTCAGACTGACTGATGGGGAACGTTTTGGTTCATTTCTGAGCGTCTTCTCCTTTACCTGAAccaagacttttattttgatgtttgttttcatgttgctgCAGGTCTGTTGTTTCTGGAGGCCAGCGCCAAGACgtaagtacacacacacacacacaacacacacacacacacacacacacacacacacacacacacacccctcgtCTCACCTCCGCCCTCCCCTGGCAGGGGTGAAAACGTGGAGGACGCCTTCCTGGAAGCGGCGAAGAAGATCTACCAGAACATCCAGGACGGCAGCCTGGACCTGAACGCCGCCGAGTCGGGGGTCCAGCACAAGCCGTCAGCCCCCCAGGGGGGGCGGCTAACCAGCGAGCCACAGCCGCAGAGGGAAGGCTGCGGCTGCTAATGACCACCAGGAGCCCCGTACTGCCCCCCCGCTCGCCCTGCATCCACCCCTCCCCCGCCGCACCCAGagaggggggggcaggggggcacATATCAGCCGGGGCCAGATCCAGCTGTGTGGACtacatctcctcctcatcctcctctttaACCTGCTCAGTGTACATCATCCTGTAGCTCCGCCCCCCCTGCCTCATCACAGTaacacactctcactctctctcactgtcacacacacgcacacacacacacacacacgggtcacTGACACTTTAGATGGTCGCATTAAACCcacactttgtttcttttgtcaTGTGTAGAAACTCTTGTTAGATTCCCCCCAcgcttcatgtgttcatcagcgagtgtgtgtgtgtgtgtgtgtgtgtatgtgtgtgtgtcagagcgaGCTTCCCCTGCAGGATTCAAACCCGCTCGCCGCTTTTATTCACTTCGTTTGCCGCTCAGCACTGAAGTTTTGACTGAAGATGTGATGACAGAGAGAGGTGATGGtgggtgcagtggttagcacagTAAATGGTCCCTGGTTCAAGTCCGGGTTGTACGTGTGCTCAGTGGAGgaactcctcctgctccagcctcTCGGCTgaatgaagagtgtgtgtgagtgtgtgtgtgttgtcagccCCATATCAGCAGCTTGTGTCTGGTTGTTTGTTGCCTTATGATTCGTCTGTTGCTGCTCTCGCTCTCCACTCTGAATCAAACTCATTCCAGAGGAATCACTGCGTCTGTCCTCGACCCAGACATGAAAGCCCCACACggcgccccgccccgcccagccccgccccccacagCGCGGCCACACCCTGACAAGGGTGCAGAAAGAAGCGTCACACTCCCGTAACGTGAAGGAAGCTGATTGGTCCTTCCTCTGccttcatcacagcagcagcagcatggaaaCGCCCCACAAATCAAACATCATGTCACTCCCCCCCTCAGTGTACCATAGCGGCCCCCCCTGACTGGACAGCTGTATATATGTGCTTCTTAACTCCTGTCCCTCTGGATGTGGACGCTCCGCCCAGGACCTGTACAGTCGGTGTGATCGTGGGTTTGCCTGTAATTTCATGC is from Salarias fasciatus chromosome 7 unlocalized genomic scaffold, fSalaFa1.1 super_scaffold_4, whole genome shotgun sequence and encodes:
- the rab14l gene encoding ras-related protein Rab-14; the protein is MATAPYNYSYIFKYIIIGDMGVGKSCLLHQFTEKKFMADCPHTIGVEFGTRIIEVSGQKIKLQIWDTAGQERFRAVTRSYYRGAAGALMVYDITRRSTYNHLSSWLTDARNLTNPNTVIILIGNKADLEAQRDVTYEEAKQFAEENGLLFLEASAKTGENVEDAFLEAAKKIYQNIQDGSLDLNAAESGVQHKPSAPQGGRLTSEPQPQREGCGC